The following proteins are encoded in a genomic region of Doryrhamphus excisus isolate RoL2022-K1 chromosome 6, RoL_Dexc_1.0, whole genome shotgun sequence:
- the srpk2 gene encoding SRSF protein kinase 2 isoform X9 → MSTHLDPAVIAMHARKRRPKGKKEKPGHHRRPETQQKASVSVPPPPPPPPPPPEPAGPPEPEEEILGSDDEEQEDPADYCKGGYHPVKIGDLFNGRYHVIRKLGWGHFSTVWLCWDIQVKNFVAMKVVKSAQHYTETALDEIKLLRCVRESDPVDPNKEMVVQLIDDFKISGLNGIHVCMVFEVLGHHLLKWIIKSNYQGLPLPCVKSIIRQVLQGLDYLHTKCKIIHTDIKPENILMCVDDTFVRRMAMEAAEWQKAGAPPPSGSAVSTAPQLKPAGKLSKNKKKKLKKKQKRQAELLEKRMLEIEALEREAEKEKEEEEEEERAEEEEEEEEEAEEEREEEEEATEDDVQLQEEQQHEGGPSTPPSTTTPPPGPRMAPGESDEENEEDEDGEDEEEEVGERPIRLTNHTCAASTEEPSQVPVVAEDDCDEDAEDEEPTPVAEKDAPIPPVSVEGNGDSTQAEEVEEEEAEEEPEEEENQERVNAEQGETELEEKVPEEEVEEEESKEDDEDDDTTADLLTDTSSPIKSLPNKSSLAKTNGHILLGSEVLISNPSVPPPPSPTPEPLLCPLVESELSYTDRDLSLSSGYEMYNGEAVEASEAGLTNGSSERHRAAAVPLFPDLPLDPEPGNPVCVETADIGAGQSPDSPVADRSRTVSSSSTGETPKVRARAADLLINPLDPRNAESIRVKIADLGNACWVHKHFTEDIQTRQYRSIEVLIGAGYSTPADIWSTACMAFELATGDYLFEPHSGEDYSRDEDHIALIMELLGKVPRKVFAAGKFSREFFSKKGELRHITKLKPWSLFDVLVEKYGWAHEDAGHFTHFLLPMLEMVPEKRASAGECLNHPWLNS, encoded by the exons GCCTGAGACGCAGCAGAAAGCCTCGGTGAGTGTCCCTCCTCCCCCGCCGCCCCCTCCGCCTCCCCCTGAGCCGGCGGGGCCCCCGGAGCCAGAGGAGGAGATCCTGGGCTCCGATGATGAGGAGCAGGAGGACCCAGCAGATTACTGCAAAG GAGGCTACCATCCGGTCAAGATCGGGGATTTGTTCAACGGGAGGTACCATGTGATCAGGAAGTTGGGGTGGGGTCATTTCTCCACCGTATGGCTGTGCTGGGACATACA AGTGAAGAACTTTGTGGCCATGAAGGTTGTGAAGAGCGCCCAGCATTACACAGAGACGGCCTTGGATGAGATCAAACTGTTGCGATGT GTCAGAGAGAGCGACCCCGTAGACCCCAACAAGGAAATGGTGGTCCAGCTTATAGATGATTTCAAGATCTCTGGACTCAACGGCATTC ATGTGTGCATGGTGTTTGAGGTGCTGGGGCACCACCTGCTCAAGTGGATCATTAAGTCCAACTACCAGGGCCTGCCGCTGCCGTGTGTCAAGAGCATCATCAGACAGGTCCTGCAGGGCCTGGATTACCTGCACACCAAATGTAAAATCATCCACACGGACATCAAGCCAGAGAACATCCTGATGTGCGTGGACGACACCTTCGTGAGACGCATGGCCATGGAGGCCGCCGAGTGGCAGAAAGCAGGAGCTCCTCCCCCTTCCGGCTCGGCAG ttagCACAGCCCCCCAACTCAAACCG GCGGGAAAGTTGTCCaagaacaagaaaaagaaaCTGAAGAAGAAACAGAAGCGTCAGGCTGAGTTGCTGGAGAAGAGGATGCTGGAGATAGAAGCTCTGGAGAGGGAAGCCGAGAAggagaaagaagaggaggaggaggaggagcgagctgaagaagaagaagaagaagaagaagaagcggaagAGGagcgagaagaagaagaagaagccacaGAAGACGATGTCCAACTgcaggaggagcagcagcatGAAGGGGGGCCTTCAACGCCACCTTCAACAACAACACCACCGCCGGGCCCCCGCATGGCCCCCGGGGAGAGCGATGAGGAGAACGAGGAGGATGAGGACggggaagacgaggaggaggaagttgGAGAGCGGCCCATCCGGTTGACCAATCATACAT GCGCGGCGTCCACCGAGGAGCCCAGCCAGGTACCCGTCGTCGCTGAAGATGACTGTGATGAAGACGCAGAGGATGAGGAGCCCACGCCCGTGGCTGAAAAGGACGCCCCCATCCCTCCGGTTTCAGTGGAAGGTAATGGAGATTCAACACAAgcagaggaggtggaggaagaggaggcggaggaagagcccgaggaggaggagaatcAAGAGCGAGTAAACGCGGAGCAGGGAGAGACTGAGCTTGAGGAGAAGGTGCCAGAAGAAGAGGTGGAGGAAGAAGAGTCCAAGGAGGATGATGAGGACGACGACACCACCGCCGACCTCCTCACAGACACCAGTTCCCCCATCAAGTCCCTCCCCAATAAAAGCAGCCTGGCCAAAACCAACGGCCACATTCTACTTGGCTCCGAGGTCCTCATATCCAACCCCTCCGTGCCCCCGCCCCCTTCGCCCACCCCAGAACCCCTCCTCTGCCCCCTGGTGGAGTCCGAGCTCAGCTACACCGACCGGGACCTTTCACTCAGCTCCGGCTACGAGATGTACAACGGCGAAGCGGTCGAGGCGAGCGAGGCGGGCCTGACCAACGGTTCTAGCGAGCGCCATCGCGCCGCAGCCGTGCCCCTTTTTCCGGATTTGCCGCTGGACCCAGAGCCAGGGAACCCTGTGTGCGTGGAAACGGCCGACATCGGAGCGGGGCAGTCGCCGGACAGCCCCGTGGCCGACCGCAGCCGCACCGTGTCATCCTCCAGCACGGGAGAAACGCCCAAAG TTCGGGCCAGAGCTGCAGATCTGCTCATTAACCCACTCGACCCCCGCAACGCCGAATCCATTCGAGTGAAAATAGCTGACCTTGGAAATGCCTGCTGGGTG CACAAGCACTTTACAGAAGACATCCAGACCAGACAGTACCGCTCCATCGAGGTGCTGATAGGAGCAGGCTACAGCACTCCTGCAGACATCTGGAGCACCGCCTGCATG GCCTTTGAGCTGGCAACGGGAGACTACCTGTTTGAACCCCACTCAGGAGAGGACTACTCCAGGGATGAGG ACCACATCGCTCTGATCATGGAGCTCCTCGGGAAGGTCCCACGCAAAGTGTTCGCTGCCGGGAAGTTCAGCCGAGAGTTTTTCTCCAAGAAag GTGAGCTGCGACACATCACCAAGCTGAAGCCATGGTCGTTGTTCGATGTGCTGGTGGAGAAGTACGGCTGGGCGCACGAAGACGCCGGCCACTTCACCCACTTCCTGCTGCCCATGCTGGAGATGGTGCCTGAGAAAAGGGCGTCAGCGGGCGAATGCCTCAACCACCCGTGGCTCAACTCATAG
- the srpk2 gene encoding SRSF protein kinase 2 isoform X6 has protein sequence MSVNSEKSSSPERPETQQKASVSVPPPPPPPPPPPEPAGPPEPEEEILGSDDEEQEDPADYCKGGYHPVKIGDLFNGRYHVIRKLGWGHFSTVWLCWDIQVKNFVAMKVVKSAQHYTETALDEIKLLRCVRESDPVDPNKEMVVQLIDDFKISGLNGIHVCMVFEVLGHHLLKWIIKSNYQGLPLPCVKSIIRQVLQGLDYLHTKCKIIHTDIKPENILMCVDDTFVRRMAMEAAEWQKAGAPPPSGSAVSTAPQLKPVSTTDAGKLSKNKKKKLKKKQKRQAELLEKRMLEIEALEREAEKEKEEEEEEERAEEEEEEEEEAEEEREEEEEATEDDVQLQEEQQHEGGPSTPPSTTTPPPGPRMAPGESDEENEEDEDGEDEEEEVGERPIRLTNHTCAASTEEPSQVPVVAEDDCDEDAEDEEPTPVAEKDAPIPPVSVEGNGDSTQAEEVEEEEAEEEPEEEENQERVNAEQGETELEEKVPEEEVEEEESKEDDEDDDTTADLLTDTSSPIKSLPNKSSLAKTNGHILLGSEVLISNPSVPPPPSPTPEPLLCPLVESELSYTDRDLSLSSGYEMYNGEAVEASEAGLTNGSSERHRAAAVPLFPDLPLDPEPGNPVCVETADIGAGQSPDSPVADRSRTVSSSSTGETPKVRARAADLLINPLDPRNAESIRVKIADLGNACWVHKHFTEDIQTRQYRSIEVLIGAGYSTPADIWSTACMAFELATGDYLFEPHSGEDYSRDEDHIAHIIELLGCIPRHFALSGKYSREFFNRRGELRHITKLKPWSLFDVLVEKYGWAHEDAGHFTHFLLPMLEMVPEKRASAGECLNHPWLNS, from the exons GCCTGAGACGCAGCAGAAAGCCTCGGTGAGTGTCCCTCCTCCCCCGCCGCCCCCTCCGCCTCCCCCTGAGCCGGCGGGGCCCCCGGAGCCAGAGGAGGAGATCCTGGGCTCCGATGATGAGGAGCAGGAGGACCCAGCAGATTACTGCAAAG GAGGCTACCATCCGGTCAAGATCGGGGATTTGTTCAACGGGAGGTACCATGTGATCAGGAAGTTGGGGTGGGGTCATTTCTCCACCGTATGGCTGTGCTGGGACATACA AGTGAAGAACTTTGTGGCCATGAAGGTTGTGAAGAGCGCCCAGCATTACACAGAGACGGCCTTGGATGAGATCAAACTGTTGCGATGT GTCAGAGAGAGCGACCCCGTAGACCCCAACAAGGAAATGGTGGTCCAGCTTATAGATGATTTCAAGATCTCTGGACTCAACGGCATTC ATGTGTGCATGGTGTTTGAGGTGCTGGGGCACCACCTGCTCAAGTGGATCATTAAGTCCAACTACCAGGGCCTGCCGCTGCCGTGTGTCAAGAGCATCATCAGACAGGTCCTGCAGGGCCTGGATTACCTGCACACCAAATGTAAAATCATCCACACGGACATCAAGCCAGAGAACATCCTGATGTGCGTGGACGACACCTTCGTGAGACGCATGGCCATGGAGGCCGCCGAGTGGCAGAAAGCAGGAGCTCCTCCCCCTTCCGGCTCGGCAG ttagCACAGCCCCCCAACTCAAACCGGTGAGTACGACTGAT GCGGGAAAGTTGTCCaagaacaagaaaaagaaaCTGAAGAAGAAACAGAAGCGTCAGGCTGAGTTGCTGGAGAAGAGGATGCTGGAGATAGAAGCTCTGGAGAGGGAAGCCGAGAAggagaaagaagaggaggaggaggaggagcgagctgaagaagaagaagaagaagaagaagaagcggaagAGGagcgagaagaagaagaagaagccacaGAAGACGATGTCCAACTgcaggaggagcagcagcatGAAGGGGGGCCTTCAACGCCACCTTCAACAACAACACCACCGCCGGGCCCCCGCATGGCCCCCGGGGAGAGCGATGAGGAGAACGAGGAGGATGAGGACggggaagacgaggaggaggaagttgGAGAGCGGCCCATCCGGTTGACCAATCATACAT GCGCGGCGTCCACCGAGGAGCCCAGCCAGGTACCCGTCGTCGCTGAAGATGACTGTGATGAAGACGCAGAGGATGAGGAGCCCACGCCCGTGGCTGAAAAGGACGCCCCCATCCCTCCGGTTTCAGTGGAAGGTAATGGAGATTCAACACAAgcagaggaggtggaggaagaggaggcggaggaagagcccgaggaggaggagaatcAAGAGCGAGTAAACGCGGAGCAGGGAGAGACTGAGCTTGAGGAGAAGGTGCCAGAAGAAGAGGTGGAGGAAGAAGAGTCCAAGGAGGATGATGAGGACGACGACACCACCGCCGACCTCCTCACAGACACCAGTTCCCCCATCAAGTCCCTCCCCAATAAAAGCAGCCTGGCCAAAACCAACGGCCACATTCTACTTGGCTCCGAGGTCCTCATATCCAACCCCTCCGTGCCCCCGCCCCCTTCGCCCACCCCAGAACCCCTCCTCTGCCCCCTGGTGGAGTCCGAGCTCAGCTACACCGACCGGGACCTTTCACTCAGCTCCGGCTACGAGATGTACAACGGCGAAGCGGTCGAGGCGAGCGAGGCGGGCCTGACCAACGGTTCTAGCGAGCGCCATCGCGCCGCAGCCGTGCCCCTTTTTCCGGATTTGCCGCTGGACCCAGAGCCAGGGAACCCTGTGTGCGTGGAAACGGCCGACATCGGAGCGGGGCAGTCGCCGGACAGCCCCGTGGCCGACCGCAGCCGCACCGTGTCATCCTCCAGCACGGGAGAAACGCCCAAAG TTCGGGCCAGAGCTGCAGATCTGCTCATTAACCCACTCGACCCCCGCAACGCCGAATCCATTCGAGTGAAAATAGCTGACCTTGGAAATGCCTGCTGGGTG CACAAGCACTTTACAGAAGACATCCAGACCAGACAGTACCGCTCCATCGAGGTGCTGATAGGAGCAGGCTACAGCACTCCTGCAGACATCTGGAGCACCGCCTGCATG GCCTTTGAGCTGGCAACGGGAGACTACCTGTTTGAACCCCACTCAGGAGAGGACTACTCCAGGGATGAGG ACCACATAGCCCACATTATAGAGCTGCTGGGTTGTATTCCAAGGCACTTTGCGCTGTCTGGAAAATATTCCCGGGAGTTCTTCAACAGAAGAG GTGAGCTGCGACACATCACCAAGCTGAAGCCATGGTCGTTGTTCGATGTGCTGGTGGAGAAGTACGGCTGGGCGCACGAAGACGCCGGCCACTTCACCCACTTCCTGCTGCCCATGCTGGAGATGGTGCCTGAGAAAAGGGCGTCAGCGGGCGAATGCCTCAACCACCCGTGGCTCAACTCATAG
- the srpk2 gene encoding SRSF protein kinase 2 isoform X3 yields MISTKVIAMHARKRRPKGKKEKPGHHRRPETQQKASVSVPPPPPPPPPPPEPAGPPEPEEEILGSDDEEQEDPADYCKGGYHPVKIGDLFNGRYHVIRKLGWGHFSTVWLCWDIQVKNFVAMKVVKSAQHYTETALDEIKLLRCVRESDPVDPNKEMVVQLIDDFKISGLNGIHVCMVFEVLGHHLLKWIIKSNYQGLPLPCVKSIIRQVLQGLDYLHTKCKIIHTDIKPENILMCVDDTFVRRMAMEAAEWQKAGAPPPSGSAVSTAPQLKPVSTTDAGKLSKNKKKKLKKKQKRQAELLEKRMLEIEALEREAEKEKEEEEEEERAEEEEEEEEEAEEEREEEEEATEDDVQLQEEQQHEGGPSTPPSTTTPPPGPRMAPGESDEENEEDEDGEDEEEEVGERPIRLTNHTCAASTEEPSQVPVVAEDDCDEDAEDEEPTPVAEKDAPIPPVSVEGNGDSTQAEEVEEEEAEEEPEEEENQERVNAEQGETELEEKVPEEEVEEEESKEDDEDDDTTADLLTDTSSPIKSLPNKSSLAKTNGHILLGSEVLISNPSVPPPPSPTPEPLLCPLVESELSYTDRDLSLSSGYEMYNGEAVEASEAGLTNGSSERHRAAAVPLFPDLPLDPEPGNPVCVETADIGAGQSPDSPVADRSRTVSSSSTGETPKVRARAADLLINPLDPRNAESIRVKIADLGNACWVHKHFTEDIQTRQYRSIEVLIGAGYSTPADIWSTACMAFELATGDYLFEPHSGEDYSRDEDHIAHIIELLGCIPRHFALSGKYSREFFNRRGELRHITKLKPWSLFDVLVEKYGWAHEDAGHFTHFLLPMLEMVPEKRASAGECLNHPWLNS; encoded by the exons GCCTGAGACGCAGCAGAAAGCCTCGGTGAGTGTCCCTCCTCCCCCGCCGCCCCCTCCGCCTCCCCCTGAGCCGGCGGGGCCCCCGGAGCCAGAGGAGGAGATCCTGGGCTCCGATGATGAGGAGCAGGAGGACCCAGCAGATTACTGCAAAG GAGGCTACCATCCGGTCAAGATCGGGGATTTGTTCAACGGGAGGTACCATGTGATCAGGAAGTTGGGGTGGGGTCATTTCTCCACCGTATGGCTGTGCTGGGACATACA AGTGAAGAACTTTGTGGCCATGAAGGTTGTGAAGAGCGCCCAGCATTACACAGAGACGGCCTTGGATGAGATCAAACTGTTGCGATGT GTCAGAGAGAGCGACCCCGTAGACCCCAACAAGGAAATGGTGGTCCAGCTTATAGATGATTTCAAGATCTCTGGACTCAACGGCATTC ATGTGTGCATGGTGTTTGAGGTGCTGGGGCACCACCTGCTCAAGTGGATCATTAAGTCCAACTACCAGGGCCTGCCGCTGCCGTGTGTCAAGAGCATCATCAGACAGGTCCTGCAGGGCCTGGATTACCTGCACACCAAATGTAAAATCATCCACACGGACATCAAGCCAGAGAACATCCTGATGTGCGTGGACGACACCTTCGTGAGACGCATGGCCATGGAGGCCGCCGAGTGGCAGAAAGCAGGAGCTCCTCCCCCTTCCGGCTCGGCAG ttagCACAGCCCCCCAACTCAAACCGGTGAGTACGACTGAT GCGGGAAAGTTGTCCaagaacaagaaaaagaaaCTGAAGAAGAAACAGAAGCGTCAGGCTGAGTTGCTGGAGAAGAGGATGCTGGAGATAGAAGCTCTGGAGAGGGAAGCCGAGAAggagaaagaagaggaggaggaggaggagcgagctgaagaagaagaagaagaagaagaagaagcggaagAGGagcgagaagaagaagaagaagccacaGAAGACGATGTCCAACTgcaggaggagcagcagcatGAAGGGGGGCCTTCAACGCCACCTTCAACAACAACACCACCGCCGGGCCCCCGCATGGCCCCCGGGGAGAGCGATGAGGAGAACGAGGAGGATGAGGACggggaagacgaggaggaggaagttgGAGAGCGGCCCATCCGGTTGACCAATCATACAT GCGCGGCGTCCACCGAGGAGCCCAGCCAGGTACCCGTCGTCGCTGAAGATGACTGTGATGAAGACGCAGAGGATGAGGAGCCCACGCCCGTGGCTGAAAAGGACGCCCCCATCCCTCCGGTTTCAGTGGAAGGTAATGGAGATTCAACACAAgcagaggaggtggaggaagaggaggcggaggaagagcccgaggaggaggagaatcAAGAGCGAGTAAACGCGGAGCAGGGAGAGACTGAGCTTGAGGAGAAGGTGCCAGAAGAAGAGGTGGAGGAAGAAGAGTCCAAGGAGGATGATGAGGACGACGACACCACCGCCGACCTCCTCACAGACACCAGTTCCCCCATCAAGTCCCTCCCCAATAAAAGCAGCCTGGCCAAAACCAACGGCCACATTCTACTTGGCTCCGAGGTCCTCATATCCAACCCCTCCGTGCCCCCGCCCCCTTCGCCCACCCCAGAACCCCTCCTCTGCCCCCTGGTGGAGTCCGAGCTCAGCTACACCGACCGGGACCTTTCACTCAGCTCCGGCTACGAGATGTACAACGGCGAAGCGGTCGAGGCGAGCGAGGCGGGCCTGACCAACGGTTCTAGCGAGCGCCATCGCGCCGCAGCCGTGCCCCTTTTTCCGGATTTGCCGCTGGACCCAGAGCCAGGGAACCCTGTGTGCGTGGAAACGGCCGACATCGGAGCGGGGCAGTCGCCGGACAGCCCCGTGGCCGACCGCAGCCGCACCGTGTCATCCTCCAGCACGGGAGAAACGCCCAAAG TTCGGGCCAGAGCTGCAGATCTGCTCATTAACCCACTCGACCCCCGCAACGCCGAATCCATTCGAGTGAAAATAGCTGACCTTGGAAATGCCTGCTGGGTG CACAAGCACTTTACAGAAGACATCCAGACCAGACAGTACCGCTCCATCGAGGTGCTGATAGGAGCAGGCTACAGCACTCCTGCAGACATCTGGAGCACCGCCTGCATG GCCTTTGAGCTGGCAACGGGAGACTACCTGTTTGAACCCCACTCAGGAGAGGACTACTCCAGGGATGAGG ACCACATAGCCCACATTATAGAGCTGCTGGGTTGTATTCCAAGGCACTTTGCGCTGTCTGGAAAATATTCCCGGGAGTTCTTCAACAGAAGAG GTGAGCTGCGACACATCACCAAGCTGAAGCCATGGTCGTTGTTCGATGTGCTGGTGGAGAAGTACGGCTGGGCGCACGAAGACGCCGGCCACTTCACCCACTTCCTGCTGCCCATGCTGGAGATGGTGCCTGAGAAAAGGGCGTCAGCGGGCGAATGCCTCAACCACCCGTGGCTCAACTCATAG
- the srpk2 gene encoding SRSF protein kinase 2 isoform X1 encodes MSTHLDPAVIAMHARKRRPKGKKEKPGHHRRPETQQKASVSVPPPPPPPPPPPEPAGPPEPEEEILGSDDEEQEDPADYCKGGYHPVKIGDLFNGRYHVIRKLGWGHFSTVWLCWDIQVKNFVAMKVVKSAQHYTETALDEIKLLRCVRESDPVDPNKEMVVQLIDDFKISGLNGIHVCMVFEVLGHHLLKWIIKSNYQGLPLPCVKSIIRQVLQGLDYLHTKCKIIHTDIKPENILMCVDDTFVRRMAMEAAEWQKAGAPPPSGSAVSTAPQLKPVSTTDAGKLSKNKKKKLKKKQKRQAELLEKRMLEIEALEREAEKEKEEEEEEERAEEEEEEEEEAEEEREEEEEATEDDVQLQEEQQHEGGPSTPPSTTTPPPGPRMAPGESDEENEEDEDGEDEEEEVGERPIRLTNHTCAASTEEPSQVPVVAEDDCDEDAEDEEPTPVAEKDAPIPPVSVEGNGDSTQAEEVEEEEAEEEPEEEENQERVNAEQGETELEEKVPEEEVEEEESKEDDEDDDTTADLLTDTSSPIKSLPNKSSLAKTNGHILLGSEVLISNPSVPPPPSPTPEPLLCPLVESELSYTDRDLSLSSGYEMYNGEAVEASEAGLTNGSSERHRAAAVPLFPDLPLDPEPGNPVCVETADIGAGQSPDSPVADRSRTVSSSSTGETPKVRARAADLLINPLDPRNAESIRVKIADLGNACWVHKHFTEDIQTRQYRSIEVLIGAGYSTPADIWSTACMAFELATGDYLFEPHSGEDYSRDEDHIALIMELLGKVPRKVFAAGKFSREFFSKKGELRHITKLKPWSLFDVLVEKYGWAHEDAGHFTHFLLPMLEMVPEKRASAGECLNHPWLNS; translated from the exons GCCTGAGACGCAGCAGAAAGCCTCGGTGAGTGTCCCTCCTCCCCCGCCGCCCCCTCCGCCTCCCCCTGAGCCGGCGGGGCCCCCGGAGCCAGAGGAGGAGATCCTGGGCTCCGATGATGAGGAGCAGGAGGACCCAGCAGATTACTGCAAAG GAGGCTACCATCCGGTCAAGATCGGGGATTTGTTCAACGGGAGGTACCATGTGATCAGGAAGTTGGGGTGGGGTCATTTCTCCACCGTATGGCTGTGCTGGGACATACA AGTGAAGAACTTTGTGGCCATGAAGGTTGTGAAGAGCGCCCAGCATTACACAGAGACGGCCTTGGATGAGATCAAACTGTTGCGATGT GTCAGAGAGAGCGACCCCGTAGACCCCAACAAGGAAATGGTGGTCCAGCTTATAGATGATTTCAAGATCTCTGGACTCAACGGCATTC ATGTGTGCATGGTGTTTGAGGTGCTGGGGCACCACCTGCTCAAGTGGATCATTAAGTCCAACTACCAGGGCCTGCCGCTGCCGTGTGTCAAGAGCATCATCAGACAGGTCCTGCAGGGCCTGGATTACCTGCACACCAAATGTAAAATCATCCACACGGACATCAAGCCAGAGAACATCCTGATGTGCGTGGACGACACCTTCGTGAGACGCATGGCCATGGAGGCCGCCGAGTGGCAGAAAGCAGGAGCTCCTCCCCCTTCCGGCTCGGCAG ttagCACAGCCCCCCAACTCAAACCGGTGAGTACGACTGAT GCGGGAAAGTTGTCCaagaacaagaaaaagaaaCTGAAGAAGAAACAGAAGCGTCAGGCTGAGTTGCTGGAGAAGAGGATGCTGGAGATAGAAGCTCTGGAGAGGGAAGCCGAGAAggagaaagaagaggaggaggaggaggagcgagctgaagaagaagaagaagaagaagaagaagcggaagAGGagcgagaagaagaagaagaagccacaGAAGACGATGTCCAACTgcaggaggagcagcagcatGAAGGGGGGCCTTCAACGCCACCTTCAACAACAACACCACCGCCGGGCCCCCGCATGGCCCCCGGGGAGAGCGATGAGGAGAACGAGGAGGATGAGGACggggaagacgaggaggaggaagttgGAGAGCGGCCCATCCGGTTGACCAATCATACAT GCGCGGCGTCCACCGAGGAGCCCAGCCAGGTACCCGTCGTCGCTGAAGATGACTGTGATGAAGACGCAGAGGATGAGGAGCCCACGCCCGTGGCTGAAAAGGACGCCCCCATCCCTCCGGTTTCAGTGGAAGGTAATGGAGATTCAACACAAgcagaggaggtggaggaagaggaggcggaggaagagcccgaggaggaggagaatcAAGAGCGAGTAAACGCGGAGCAGGGAGAGACTGAGCTTGAGGAGAAGGTGCCAGAAGAAGAGGTGGAGGAAGAAGAGTCCAAGGAGGATGATGAGGACGACGACACCACCGCCGACCTCCTCACAGACACCAGTTCCCCCATCAAGTCCCTCCCCAATAAAAGCAGCCTGGCCAAAACCAACGGCCACATTCTACTTGGCTCCGAGGTCCTCATATCCAACCCCTCCGTGCCCCCGCCCCCTTCGCCCACCCCAGAACCCCTCCTCTGCCCCCTGGTGGAGTCCGAGCTCAGCTACACCGACCGGGACCTTTCACTCAGCTCCGGCTACGAGATGTACAACGGCGAAGCGGTCGAGGCGAGCGAGGCGGGCCTGACCAACGGTTCTAGCGAGCGCCATCGCGCCGCAGCCGTGCCCCTTTTTCCGGATTTGCCGCTGGACCCAGAGCCAGGGAACCCTGTGTGCGTGGAAACGGCCGACATCGGAGCGGGGCAGTCGCCGGACAGCCCCGTGGCCGACCGCAGCCGCACCGTGTCATCCTCCAGCACGGGAGAAACGCCCAAAG TTCGGGCCAGAGCTGCAGATCTGCTCATTAACCCACTCGACCCCCGCAACGCCGAATCCATTCGAGTGAAAATAGCTGACCTTGGAAATGCCTGCTGGGTG CACAAGCACTTTACAGAAGACATCCAGACCAGACAGTACCGCTCCATCGAGGTGCTGATAGGAGCAGGCTACAGCACTCCTGCAGACATCTGGAGCACCGCCTGCATG GCCTTTGAGCTGGCAACGGGAGACTACCTGTTTGAACCCCACTCAGGAGAGGACTACTCCAGGGATGAGG ACCACATCGCTCTGATCATGGAGCTCCTCGGGAAGGTCCCACGCAAAGTGTTCGCTGCCGGGAAGTTCAGCCGAGAGTTTTTCTCCAAGAAag GTGAGCTGCGACACATCACCAAGCTGAAGCCATGGTCGTTGTTCGATGTGCTGGTGGAGAAGTACGGCTGGGCGCACGAAGACGCCGGCCACTTCACCCACTTCCTGCTGCCCATGCTGGAGATGGTGCCTGAGAAAAGGGCGTCAGCGGGCGAATGCCTCAACCACCCGTGGCTCAACTCATAG